The window CATTTCTGCAGAACTCAAATCCAATCATCCGGAAATTGACTGGAAAGGCCTTGCAGGATTTAGAAATATGCTTGTACATGATTATTTGGGAATAAATATTGTCCGTGTTTGGGAAGTTATTGAAAGATTCCTGCCAGTACTAAAACGAGTTATAAATGATATTCTGAAAGAGATGAGATAATTTCCCCTTTTTTTAGCCGCAGTTCCATCCTCCGCCTAGATCACCTCCTCCGCCATCGGCACTCCCATCCATCTCGACAATATGGAATTAAATTTGGATACCGGCTAGTGTCGCGACGATAAAGAAATTACTGCACAACTGTCCCAACGGTGAAATGAGAAGAATGAAAACGCCTATATTTATAAGAATAAATAGACATTATAATTATTATTGTCACTCATATTGTCAATTCACATCGTAAGAGAACCCACCAGGCCTGAAACAACAACGGACATCTTCGCTAAAGCAAATCATTTTTTCTTTTTTTCCTGCTTTGCCAGTTTTTTCTCTTTTACTGTTTTCTGGGGCGCTGTCTTTTTGTTTTTTTTGGCATCTTGTGATTTGGACATATCGTTCACCTCCTTCATAACAACGAAGATTTGCTTTAAGGACATTAGATAACTATATTTTTTCGGAAATGCAATAACCATTTTACGCAAACGGCCGAAGCACTTCGCGATTGGCAGGAGTTCGTCAGATGGAACTCATTGTGGTCGAACGGAATGGCAAGCATTTTATTGAAGGTCCATCGGGCAAACCATTCATACAAAACGCGGAAGACACAGTGAACGTTACCGGCGCGTGTTTTGAATGCCAGGCTTACCATGTGCTGCTTTATGCCGCGAACTTGACCGAGCGCTTCTTTGACCTGAGTTCGCGCGAAGCAGGCCTTGATGCAGAAGCCGCAGAAATGCGGCTTTTGACTTTTTAGGTGCGTACCCTCACTATTTGTTTGGACATTCCCCGTTATTATTGTAATTTTGCATTCTTTGCATCATAGTCTATCCGTAAATCTTATCAATCATCAATTCAGCCCAGAAGAGAGAAATCAACCCGTGAATTCATTTACCAGACCTGTTTTATACGCAATTTTTCTGATGTCTTCTCTTACCGCAGATGCTTCCGCCCAGATCACCTCCGCTGCCGTAGACACTCCCGTCCATCTCGACGGCTCCCTTTCGGAAAAAGCATGGGAACGCGCCCAGGTCATTGCCGACTTCACCCAGCGTGAGCTTACAGAGGGCGCTGCGCCTACGGAGCGGACCGAAGTGCGTATCATCCATGATTCCGGCACATTCTATGTCGGGGTCAAATGTTTTGACAGCGAGCCGGACAGGATCATCCACAAGGAATTAAAATGGGACACCAACTCTTCGAGCGATGATAAGTTCGCGGTGGTAATCGATACCTACCATGACAAACGACAGGCTTTCGCATTCGCGGTGAATGCAAACGGAGCGCGCGATGACGGCACTTTACTCTCCGACCAGTCTGTGAACTACCAGTGGGACGGTATCTGGGAGGTGGCTTCGAGAATTACCGATTTCGGATGGTCGTTCGAAATGGCGATTCCGTTCAAGACCCTGCGGTTCCCTACCACCGAAATGCAGGATTGGGGAATAAACTTCGTACGGGTTATCGCACGGAAACACGAGGAGTTGGAATGGCGTGGCTGGCGGCGCGAGGAAGGGGTAACACATCTGGCGAGCGCGGGAACCATTGTAATTCCGGGTAGGGTAACGCGGGGAAGGCAGCTCGATGCAATACCCTATGTGCTCGCAGGCGAACAAAAACAGCGTCTGACAAAGGTTGATGACATATTCAAATATGGTCTCGATGTCAAGTACGGCGTCTCTTCCAACACCACCCTGGTCCTGACCACGAAGACAGATTTCGCCCAGATCGAAAGCGATAAGGATGTCATCAACCTGACCCGGTTCCCCATCCAGTACCCGGAGAAGCGGGATTTTTTCCTCGAGGGGCTGGAAACATTCGATTTCACCCAGGGAGGGACGAAGCTTTTCTACTCCCGGAAAATCGGCATCGACCCGGTCACTCGTGAGGCCATCCCCATCCTTGGCGGCGCCAAGCTCACCCAGAAACAGGGGGGATACCGCCTGGGCCTCCTCAACGTACAAACCCAGGAACAGGGAAATTTCCCCTCCACAAACTATACCGTGGTGCGGGTGAGAAGGGATATACTAGTCCAGTCCTACATCGGTTTTATCGCCACCAGCGTCCTCGATATGAAACATCACGACAATCAGGTGCTCGGAATGGATTTCGGCTATAAGACCGACAAGTTCCTGGGGAACAAAAATTTCGAAATCCAGGGCTATCTTACCGGCTCAGCGAACGACGGGGTTAAACATGACAACCTTGCCGGGCGAGTCTATTTCTATTATCCCAACGACCTTATCAACTGGTACGGTCTCTATCACGCGCTCGATAAAAATTTTAATCCCGGCATCGGTTTCGCCAGCCGGGTGGGGATCAAGAATTATATCTGGCAGCTTCAGATTACTCCACGGCCCAACATTCCACACATCAAGAAGCTGGTCTTCAAACCGTTCGACATCAACTACACCACCGGCATGGACGGCACCCTCCAGACCCGAAACGATGAAATCCGTCCCCTTGGAATCCAATTCAAATCCGGCGATAACCTCGATTTCAAAATCTGGAATAAGTATGATTTTATTGACAAACCCGACGGTTGGGTAATCTTCAAAGATCCTTCCAATAAGGATCCTTCATACAAAGGAACAGTGGTTCCCAAAGGTGTCTATAAATGGTGGTACTCGGAGATTGCATACACCGGGAGCCGCACCCGGCCGGTGGCGCTGGATTTTAACGCCAACCTGGGGGACCACTATAACGGCACGAGGACTTATCTCAGCAGCTCGCTCTCCTTCAAACGGACGAAATATTATTCTCTCTCCGCCGATGTGACTTACAACGACATCTCCATCGGAGAGAGCCGCTTTACCACCCGCGAGTACGGCAGCCATATAGGGGTCGATATCAACACTCGGCTCTCATCATCCGTTTTTATTCAATACAACAACGCGAGCCGCCTTGTAACCACGAATTTCCGCATCCATTATATTCCGAAAGTGGGAAGCGATATCTACCTTGTCTACAACAATATCGTGAACGAGCAGTACGATTACCGGGCGGAACAAAACGCAGCCATGCTTAAATTCGATTATACCTATCAGTTTTGAATCCCCCCGCCGCATTGAGCTGTCTTGTCCTGAAATATACAGAAGAAAGGTTAGAAATATGCGCAGGTGTGTCGTAATCGGGGCCAAACGTTCTCCGGTCGGACGTTTCGGCGGCAGCCTAAAGGATATTCCCGCAGTGGATCTTGCCACACAGGTCATCACCAGCCTTCTGGGGAATTCACCCGTCAGCCCCGAAATGGTGGACAACCTTGTAGTCGGTGAAATCATCCAGACCGACCCCGGAGGAAATGTGGCGCGGTGGATTTCCCTCAAATGCGGTATGCGGACGGATGCAGCCCCTTTTACAGTAAATATCAATTGCGGTTCGGGTCTTAAAGCCATCGAGCTTGGCGTCGACGAGATCAGGCTTGGGAAAGCGGACATCGTGATTGCAGGCGGTGTGGAAGTCATGAGCCGTGCACCGTTTCTCTTGAACAGCGCCCGCTGGGAAGGACTCCGCTACTGGGACAAACCTCTTGTCGACATGCTTTCCTCGTGTGTGCTTGCCGGTATGGGGCTTACCGCCGAGAATATTGCGGAACGCTATCATGTGAGCCGCGAAGACCAGGACATGTATGCCTACGAGAGCCATATGAAGGCGGCCTGGGCGGAAATGGCGGGTGTATTCGCCAATGAGCTGGTACCCATACAGGTTCCCCAGAAAAAAGGCGAGCCGGTCATTTTCGATTGTGACGAAAGCTTTCGCGCCGATACTACGGTTGAAAAGCTCTCAAAGCTCAAACCGACGTTCAAGGAGAATGGAACGGTAACCGCGGGGAACGCCAGCTCCCTCAATGATGCTGCGGCGTTTCTCCTCCTTGCCGAGGAATCGAAAGCGCGCGCTATAGGCGCAGAAATCCTTGCGTCTGTGGAAGATTTCGCCGGAGTGGGGGTGGACCCCGATTACATGGGCATGGGCCCGGTGGACGCAATCCGGAAGCTCCTCGCCGGTCAGAAGCTTGCTCTATCCGATATCGACCTCTTCGAGATCAATGAGGCGTTCGCCTCCCAGGTGATAGCCGTACTCCGTGAGCTGGGGCTTGACCGGGCGAAAAATGTGAACATATACGGCAGTGGTATCTCCCTGGGGCACCCGATTGGGGCAACCGGCGCCAGGATCACGGTTACCCTCCTTCACGAGATGAAACGGAGAAATGCCCGATACGGTATCTCCTCTCTCTGTATCGGAGGAGGCCAGGGTATCGCCGGACTTTTTAAAAGAGGAGCTTAGAAACAGATGGCGGTAAAACTCTGTTCCGCTGCCGAAGCAATAACCGCTGTGAAAGACGGGATGACCATCGCCACCGCCGCGTTCGGGGGGATGTGCGGGCCGGAAGAGCTTTTGGGGGCCCTTGAGGAAAGATTTCTCCGTGAAGGTCACCCACGGGGGGTCACGCTTCTGCATGCCGCCGGACAGGGCGATTACGGTGGCCGGGGGACAAATCATTTCCGGCACGAGGGATTTCTCCGGCGCATCATCGGGGGCCATTTTGAATCATCTCCCAGCCTCCATCCGCTCATTTTCGGTAACAAGATCGAGGCATACAACTTTCCCCAGGGCACTATCACCCACATGATCCGCGCGGCCGCGGCAAAACGTCCCGGAGTACTCACCCATGTCGGCCTGGGAACGTTCATCGACCCCCGCATCGAGGGCGGCAGGCTCAACGATATAACTACTGAAGACCTGGTGAGTGTGATGACCATCGAGGGAAAGGAATGGCTTTTCTATAAAACCGTTCCCATCGATATAGCTCTTATCCGCGGCTCCACCGGCGACGAACGCGGAAACATCACCTGCGAGCGCGAGGGAGTAAAAACGGAGATGCTCCCCCTGGCGCAGGCTGTTCACAACCGCGGTGGAGTGGTGATCGCCCAGGTCGAGCATGTGGCTAAGGCGGGGACGTTCAATCCCTGGAACGTGCAGGTACCGGGAATATTGGTGGACATGCTGGTGGTTGCACGGCCGGAGCACCACATGCAGAGCTACGGAGAACAGTACAACCCTG is drawn from Candidatus Latescibacter sp. and contains these coding sequences:
- a CDS encoding DUF86 domain-containing protein, whose amino-acid sequence is MKDDKLYLIHIQECIDRIEAYTIDGKDFFASDTKTQDAVLRNLHILSESTQRISAELKSNHPEIDWKGLAGFRNMLVHDYLGINIVRVWEVIERFLPVLKRVINDILKEMR
- a CDS encoding DUF4180 domain-containing protein; translated protein: MELIVVERNGKHFIEGPSGKPFIQNAEDTVNVTGACFECQAYHVLLYAANLTERFFDLSSREAGLDAEAAEMRLLTF
- a CDS encoding DUF5916 domain-containing protein, producing the protein MSSLTADASAQITSAAVDTPVHLDGSLSEKAWERAQVIADFTQRELTEGAAPTERTEVRIIHDSGTFYVGVKCFDSEPDRIIHKELKWDTNSSSDDKFAVVIDTYHDKRQAFAFAVNANGARDDGTLLSDQSVNYQWDGIWEVASRITDFGWSFEMAIPFKTLRFPTTEMQDWGINFVRVIARKHEELEWRGWRREEGVTHLASAGTIVIPGRVTRGRQLDAIPYVLAGEQKQRLTKVDDIFKYGLDVKYGVSSNTTLVLTTKTDFAQIESDKDVINLTRFPIQYPEKRDFFLEGLETFDFTQGGTKLFYSRKIGIDPVTREAIPILGGAKLTQKQGGYRLGLLNVQTQEQGNFPSTNYTVVRVRRDILVQSYIGFIATSVLDMKHHDNQVLGMDFGYKTDKFLGNKNFEIQGYLTGSANDGVKHDNLAGRVYFYYPNDLINWYGLYHALDKNFNPGIGFASRVGIKNYIWQLQITPRPNIPHIKKLVFKPFDINYTTGMDGTLQTRNDEIRPLGIQFKSGDNLDFKIWNKYDFIDKPDGWVIFKDPSNKDPSYKGTVVPKGVYKWWYSEIAYTGSRTRPVALDFNANLGDHYNGTRTYLSSSLSFKRTKYYSLSADVTYNDISIGESRFTTREYGSHIGVDINTRLSSSVFIQYNNASRLVTTNFRIHYIPKVGSDIYLVYNNIVNEQYDYRAEQNAAMLKFDYTYQF
- a CDS encoding thiolase family protein, with amino-acid sequence MRRCVVIGAKRSPVGRFGGSLKDIPAVDLATQVITSLLGNSPVSPEMVDNLVVGEIIQTDPGGNVARWISLKCGMRTDAAPFTVNINCGSGLKAIELGVDEIRLGKADIVIAGGVEVMSRAPFLLNSARWEGLRYWDKPLVDMLSSCVLAGMGLTAENIAERYHVSREDQDMYAYESHMKAAWAEMAGVFANELVPIQVPQKKGEPVIFDCDESFRADTTVEKLSKLKPTFKENGTVTAGNASSLNDAAAFLLLAEESKARAIGAEILASVEDFAGVGVDPDYMGMGPVDAIRKLLAGQKLALSDIDLFEINEAFASQVIAVLRELGLDRAKNVNIYGSGISLGHPIGATGARITVTLLHEMKRRNARYGISSLCIGGGQGIAGLFKRGA